CTGCGAGAAGCCAGATCGAACCGAGCATCAGAGAAGCATAAGCATGCGGCGTCAGCAAATCAGCACGAGCTCGGAGGCAGGACACGGCATGCATCTATACCTGGCCTGCCACGAACTCGGTGACGATGCAGCCACCGGGCACGGCGTCCTGGGTGACGTTGACCCCGTGCTTGGCAACGGCTTCACTCGCCTGGCCCGTGCCGACGGCGCCGACGGCCTGGTTGTACGCGGCGGCGGACTCCATGAAGGCCGCGGCGCTGAACCCGCCGCCGCTCTCCTGCGGGACCTGGACGCCAGGCACGCTGTCCTCGGCGGAGCGCATGGCCGCGGCGTCGCGCGGCGCGATGGGTTGCCCCGCCAGCTCGCCCTTGACTGGGAAGGCGTTGCCGTATTTGATGGGCTCCTGCTGCGCCGCCGGGACCTTGCCGCCCTGAGCCTGGAGCCCTTCGTCTCCTCTTCTTGGCTGCGGCTGCGCCATTGTTACCACTACTCTTCCAGCCTCTAGGAGTAGCTAGACGCCTATACCTGGCGATCGAGATGCCTCCTGGAGACGCGCGGAAATTCTTGTTGGTTTGGCTCCTGATCCGCTGGCAAACTCAAGGTTAATGTGTTGCTTTCACTACCCTTATatatggatacttgttcttatcATTCACTACTGTAGCTAGTGGATAGGAGTGGCTAGATTTTTCTACCAATCAGGAGCTTTTCGCTAGGCACTGTATCGCGTGCAGTACGTGGAGGAGTCGGGTCACCGGTGGCTGCAATCTAGATGCGTCGGTACGTACGGGCATCCGTGGTGGCCGGATTGGATTGGTGCGACGGTGCTGGAGCGGCGCCGGCGCATGGTCGATGCGGTGGCTACGTGTGTCTCCCCTTTCGCGTCGTCGGCGTACACACGGCGCGGCGAAGCCTGCACGTGTTTTGGCAACTTGTGCTGGTGGCACCCTCGTGTCGTCGCCACAGATCAGAGATCACACAGCTAGCGGATATACTCAGTATGTAATAACGATCGTACTGGCACATTTTTGTCTCCAAATGACTGTCCTAGCTAGCTAGAGATAATCTCTTGGCTATTTAGTGTCGTGCTCACAAAAGAAAGTTTCTTGATATGAGCCAGTAGCTTCTCTAGCCTAGCATACGACAGATAGAATAGTACATCAACGTGGTCGGTGATCAAGAACGCCGTCATGCTGGCGATTAGCTCCTTCACTGTGCGGCCTGATCATTCTAATCCCAAAGAAGCCTGCAGATGCGACTGGGCCGGCAGATTACAGGCCCATCACACTCGTACACAGCATCGCCAAGCTGATCTAGAAGCTCCTGCCAAACAGGCTATGTAGCCCATGCCTGGCGCAGCTGGTTGACATCATCAACTAGAGTGCATGCCTCCATCTACATCTTAGACAACTTCAAATTTGTGCAGTGTGCTGCAATGCTTCTGTGGCACAAGAAAATCTCATACACCTGCTAAAGTTGGCTAATTCTGATGGAGGTGCTTAGGGCAATCAGATTCAGACCGACATGGCGAGCTTATTGGAGCGCAGACCACCTAACCAAAGCATCATCGAAAGTGCTCCTCAACGGCTAACCTGGAGCACCAATTCTATGTAAGGGCTTGTTTATACACATTCGTATCCATCTCAATCCACGTATGTTGAGGTGGATTAGGATGAAAATTAAACTAAGTCCAATCCTAATGCACTCCAACACATATGAATTAATATGGATACGAGTGTATCCAAGCAAAAGTCTAAACAACGCATTCTACAAGGCAACACTTGTCACCGCCAGCACTATTCATTTCAGTAATAGATGATCTTCCTGTTCACTTGGAGTAATAAATAGGAAGGAAATAACAATGTGAGGGTAATCTTGAACTGAGCAGTGGCAATGGAAAATTTAACCTCCTTTTCTGATGAATGTTATGTGGAGAATGTCATTACATCATCCTCAGATCATTATGCCATTTTAATATCAATTAATAAATAAACCATGGCACAGTGAgaataattatttcaaaaatggcTTTAAATGTGGAGCAATGTTGGCCGGGCAAGAACATCAGACTATAAAGAGGTTGTTGAAAAGAACTGGAATAATCGCTTTGAGGGCGCAAGAAATCTTCATTCTATTTGGTCCCATTTTGGCGGAATGGCCACTTCATTGAAACAGCGGAGTAAAAATACTTTTGGATcaataaaaaaaatcaacaaacactactacagaaaacatCTTTAGAGGCGGGTAAAATAGGTTTTGATGGGCGGTTTGTGCAACCGCTACAATGCCACCGATTGTAAAGATGGGGAGTCTCTAGCGACAGGCTTTTAACCGCCCCTGAAAATGCATTTCTAGGAGCGGTTCTGTTAGGATCTCCGCTTCTGAAAATATATTTTCAGGGGCGGTTCCATTAGGAGAACCATCTTTGAAAATGTATTATCAGGGACGGTTGCAATAGacaaaccgcctctaaaaattctTTTCCAGGGGCAGTTCCAATACATGAACCATCCCTAAAAATGCATTACCAGTGAAAATGTTTTTTCAAGGACGGTTGTGGCAAtgcaaccgcctctgaaaatgtaTTTTCAGGGACGGTGTAatcaaccgcctctgaaaatcagtttaaatttttgaattttaaatttcctCCCAAATTTGAAATCGCGTTTTCCCACCAAATTTCATACCCAATTGCAAAAGATTCAAATTAACTTCATAAATACACAATAGTGCACTAGTTATACACACATGATCAACAAAGTATTTGTATAGTACAAATTACAAGTCAACATTAATTGTGCTCTTGCCTAAAGAATGAAAAGAAGGGATACATGCATTTTAGGCAAAGGGTCTCAAACTTGGGATGTGTTGCATACTCCGAGCCATGATCATAGAATAAGCCCTTCGGATTAAGAACCTCCTGCACCATGAAGTTGCAGAAATCTTCTTGAACAAGTTGAACATCGCTTTGGGTAATTACTTCGTTTGGCCTCGTTGCTTCATGCTACACAAAAAAGGAACCAATTAGCTAGATTCATATTaatgaacatatgcatatatatgataAGCAGCTTACGTCTTCAGGGTTATTGCGGTAAGTCCCGTTGGCtctctgtaacaacccaaaaatccacacaccagaaatcacaactacaaaatttttgttttaaaccctatgtgatgttgagtgacacatgtagaagccaaaccctagttttggattggatgtgacccaactaggttaaaatcatgAGCATagcttggttttatgccacatgtgtaattaaattcctaaataaataaatcacgcatgcatccttaatcccacttgtgatttggattcttttgccttatgtgatgtttaactaaataAATggaaccctaaccaaattggcaacaaataaaagagaaaggaaagaagagggaggcagcagctcagcccagccGGCCCTTTCACGTGCGTAGCCCACGAAGCTGGCCTAGCATCGATGCACCGCACACCGCCGCATCAGGAAAAGCTGACTAACCGGAGCCCACGTGTCAACCACCCCAGCAACAGGATCATCTTCCTCCCCACACCAACCTCTTCCTCGACCGAGGGCCGACCAGTGTGGCAggtgcgggccagggggtcatgcaAGAAGCGTCATGCAAGAAGCATGACCCtgttcccccttgcgccgtgCCTATGCTACCGCACATGAGCCATCAGATGCACTgcacgcatcaccaccgcccgatcgccgtccgccattggagcccttggagctcggctataaaagccaatgtccgtgagccctaaccctcagcctaTTCGCCACTGCcgttggtggcacagcaccacaccacgtcaagccgagagagagggaggaggaaggaagccGCTGCGGAACCGGACCTCGCTGGAGCCAGGAGCACCGCCCCGATCGGCTGcggcgacgtagctgctcggcacggcactgcatcgcctcatcacggtctcgcctcgccactgcaccgccatcctaccgccacgagCCCTACAGTGAGCCACGTCGTTTGCCGTTCGTCGCGCTAGCCGTACTCGCCATGAACGCCACCATGTCCCCACGCCTGGGAAACGCAAAGGCGGAGCATTCCCGCTCCTGGACACGCTGCACACGCACCACACGCGCACCAACCCAAGGCCTGACCTCACCGACCTCTAGCAGCTCGGGAACACCGGCACGACCACACCTAGCATCTCGGACGCCATGAATGGACCACGTCGGAGCACGAGCTCTTGCTCCGGCTTAGCCAACCAGTAGCATAGAAGGACCACCACGACCCTCTTGTTGAGCCAAATGAAAACGCAAAGCAAAGGGAAGAAAGGGGACGACGTCCAGCCCTCTGCTCGGGAATGCCAGCGCCGAGCGCTCTGCTTATGCTAGGCAAACGCATCGCACGCACGCacgtgctcaccatggccagagcacaaccatggcgagaccaccgcatcttctatgtcgcggtaaaggcgacgttgacacccTGACTAGCTCCGCCATGATGGGAGACACAccacgctcaccttagccgagaatgaagcccaccagagccccgcgttgccgcaccgcacctcatcggagcgccaccgcctctgctttgccccaccaccgtggccgaagccactaggagcaccaggagctccttcaacacaccTACCATGGTCGTAGAAGCACCATGGAGCTCAcccgctcctccaactgggctctcgcta
This DNA window, taken from Miscanthus floridulus cultivar M001 chromosome 13, ASM1932011v1, whole genome shotgun sequence, encodes the following:
- the LOC136502203 gene encoding late embryogenesis abundant protein D-34-like, which gives rise to MAQPQPRRGDEGLQAQGGKVPAAQQEPIKYGNAFPVKGELAGQPIAPRDAAAMRSAEDSVPGVQVPQESGGGFSAAAFMESAAAYNQAVGAVGTGQASEAVAKHGVNVTQDAVPGGCIVTEFVAGQVVGQYAVAEAPQQQQDGADHKAAGNEGGGGHGDGGGHGGRAGATAARRD